Proteins encoded within one genomic window of Streptomyces sp. NBC_01237:
- a CDS encoding sensor histidine kinase: MPPRTTRPLGVLCFLGVPVSRTLRRETAYAVLAPLPGFICGIALLELLAVSLVASVTLVGLLLLVGVLFAARATGALHRGLLRGLLGEDIPAPPKRKRRGGGFLSGVRARLTDSDGWRAAAFGVAYAPLGLVLFAVAVGLRLYGIAALAYPLWWRAVETDGRPGIGLVGDIGLDTWPKALATALVGLAVLALSAWSTRALLTLVVRPTARALLGPGRLADRVTVLEETRALAVQDSAATLRRIERDLHDGAQSRLIAVAMALAGARDQLSRASGDSPQLIRGRALVDSALADSRTAIEELRDLVRGIHPPALNSGLDVALETLATRAGLPVAVRLDLPDRPPEAIESIAYFCTAELLANVARHAGADRAEVEAYVKGGVLRVTVRDDGRGGAGPRPGADTGAGGTGLAGLAERISTVDGRLLIDSPDGGPTAVTVELPLPAQVPRTVPQESR, encoded by the coding sequence GTGCCTCCTCGTACCACCCGCCCCCTCGGCGTTCTGTGTTTCCTCGGCGTCCCCGTCTCCCGGACGCTGCGCCGGGAGACCGCGTACGCCGTCCTCGCTCCGCTGCCCGGCTTCATCTGCGGGATCGCGCTCCTCGAACTCCTCGCCGTGTCGCTCGTCGCCTCCGTGACGCTGGTCGGTCTGCTCCTGCTGGTCGGTGTCCTGTTCGCGGCCCGAGCGACAGGCGCCCTGCACCGCGGGCTGCTGCGCGGCCTGCTGGGGGAGGACATTCCCGCGCCGCCGAAACGGAAGCGGCGCGGCGGGGGCTTCCTGTCCGGCGTCCGCGCCCGTCTCACCGACAGCGACGGGTGGCGCGCCGCCGCCTTCGGTGTCGCGTACGCACCCCTGGGCCTGGTCCTGTTCGCCGTCGCGGTGGGCCTGCGGCTGTACGGCATCGCCGCACTCGCCTACCCCCTGTGGTGGCGGGCCGTAGAGACGGACGGGCGTCCCGGTATCGGCCTGGTGGGCGACATCGGTCTGGACACCTGGCCGAAGGCGCTGGCCACCGCCCTCGTGGGCCTCGCCGTGCTCGCCCTCTCCGCCTGGTCCACGCGCGCCCTGCTCACCCTCGTCGTACGGCCCACGGCCCGAGCCCTGCTCGGTCCGGGGCGGCTGGCGGACCGGGTGACCGTCCTGGAGGAGACCCGTGCGCTGGCCGTCCAGGACTCGGCGGCCACGCTGCGGCGCATCGAACGCGATCTGCACGACGGTGCGCAGTCGCGCCTCATCGCCGTCGCCATGGCCCTCGCGGGCGCGCGCGACCAGCTCTCCCGCGCATCGGGCGACTCACCCCAACTGATCCGGGGCCGCGCACTCGTGGACTCCGCGCTCGCCGACTCCCGTACCGCCATCGAGGAGTTGCGCGACCTCGTCCGCGGCATCCATCCGCCCGCCCTCAACAGCGGCCTGGACGTGGCGCTGGAGACCCTGGCGACCCGGGCGGGCCTCCCCGTCGCCGTACGGCTCGATCTGCCCGACCGGCCGCCCGAGGCCATCGAGTCGATCGCGTACTTCTGCACGGCCGAACTCCTGGCCAACGTCGCCCGCCACGCCGGTGCGGACCGGGCCGAGGTCGAGGCGTATGTGAAGGGCGGGGTGCTGCGGGTGACCGTGCGCGACGACGGCCGCGGCGGCGCCGGCCCCCGTCCCGGTGCCGACACCGGGGCCGGGGGCACCGGGCTCGCCGGGCTCGCCGAACGGATCAGTACGGTGGACGGGCGGCTGCTGATCGACAGCCCCGACGGCGGCCCGACCGCGGTCACCGTCGAACTGCCGCTGCCCGCCCAGGTCCCCCGCACCGTCCCCCAGGAGTCCCGCTGA
- a CDS encoding ABC transporter ATP-binding protein, translated as MDLFTSAGSRPVLELDRVCRTYGRGPGAVHALRDLDARLRRGTFTAVMGPSGSGKSTFLQCAAGLDRPTSGVVRLAGQEIGRMRERKLTRLRRARIGFVFQSFNLLPALTVQENVLLPLRLDGERRDAARARRMLARVGLDGREDARPGQLSGGQQQRVAIARALITEPEVVFADEPTGALDGATAAGIVGLLRESVSAFGATVVVVTHDPLVGAAADRLLRLSGGRLAEDTAPAHGPAGSGVQGFDPPGHGAHEPCAVGCGAHEPVGCGAHGCGPAQDGPLS; from the coding sequence ATGGACCTTTTCACATCGGCGGGCAGCCGACCGGTTCTCGAACTCGACCGGGTGTGCCGGACCTACGGGCGGGGGCCGGGTGCCGTGCACGCGCTGCGCGATCTGGACGCCCGGCTGCGCCGGGGCACGTTCACCGCCGTGATGGGCCCCTCCGGATCCGGGAAGTCGACGTTCCTGCAGTGCGCGGCCGGCCTGGACCGGCCCACCTCCGGTGTGGTGCGGCTGGCCGGACAGGAGATCGGCCGGATGCGGGAGCGGAAGCTGACCCGGCTGCGGCGGGCCCGCATCGGGTTCGTCTTCCAGTCCTTCAACCTCCTCCCCGCGCTGACGGTGCAGGAGAACGTCCTGCTGCCGCTCCGGCTCGACGGCGAGCGGCGCGATGCCGCACGCGCACGGCGGATGCTCGCCCGGGTGGGCCTGGACGGACGCGAGGACGCCCGCCCGGGGCAGCTCTCCGGCGGACAGCAGCAGCGGGTGGCGATCGCCCGTGCGCTGATCACCGAACCGGAGGTGGTGTTCGCCGACGAGCCCACCGGCGCGCTCGACGGCGCGACGGCCGCCGGGATCGTGGGACTGCTGCGGGAATCGGTGAGCGCCTTCGGCGCCACGGTGGTGGTCGTCACGCACGACCCGCTGGTCGGCGCGGCGGCGGACCGGCTGCTGCGGCTCTCCGGCGGGCGGCTGGCCGAGGACACCGCACCGGCGCACGGCCCGGCCGGAAGCGGCGTCCAGGGGTTCGACCCGCCCGGACACGGCGCCCACGAGCCGTGCGCGGTCGGATGCGGCGCCCACGAGCCGGTCGGATGCGGCGCGCACGGGTGCGGCCCGGCACAGGACGGACCGTTGTCATGA
- a CDS encoding DUF4166 domain-containing protein, translated as MTSIFRLAMGPEFDRLHPQLRRRFSVGLDSGEACLGRGVMDRIWHGRAFVKPFLALGGTRNVLVPRTGRDIPFTIENVPYTDSFGRETVTFVRTFALPRGPRRFDATMVHSPERSCVLDYLGTHQHLATDLRLAAEPDGSLLIRSGEHRFREGPFDVRVPGFLRGDAEVRESYDDATGRFRIRVAVTNPHFGPLFGYEGTFRARYVDARRHGVRAGLRPVREEARA; from the coding sequence ATGACCTCGATCTTCCGCCTCGCCATGGGCCCGGAGTTCGACCGGCTGCACCCCCAGTTGCGGCGGCGCTTCTCGGTCGGTCTGGACAGCGGGGAGGCCTGTCTGGGACGCGGGGTCATGGACCGGATCTGGCACGGGCGGGCCTTCGTGAAGCCGTTCCTCGCCCTCGGCGGCACCCGCAACGTGCTCGTCCCCCGTACCGGCCGTGACATTCCCTTCACCATCGAGAACGTGCCGTACACCGACTCCTTCGGCCGCGAGACCGTCACGTTCGTGCGGACCTTCGCGCTGCCCCGCGGGCCGCGCCGGTTCGACGCCACGATGGTGCACAGCCCCGAGCGGTCCTGCGTGCTCGACTACCTCGGCACCCATCAGCACCTCGCCACAGATCTGCGGCTCGCCGCCGAGCCCGACGGATCGCTGCTGATCCGCTCGGGCGAACACCGCTTCCGGGAGGGGCCGTTCGACGTCCGCGTCCCCGGATTCCTCCGGGGCGACGCCGAAGTGCGCGAGTCCTACGACGACGCGACGGGACGCTTCCGGATCCGGGTCGCGGTCACCAACCCGCACTTCGGCCCGCTGTTCGGGTACGAGGGCACGTTCCGCGCGCGGTACGTCGATGCCCGGCGTCACGGCGTGCGCGCCGGGCTGCGTCCCGTGCGCGAGGAGGCGCGGGCATGA
- a CDS encoding GntR family transcriptional regulator — MGTSEPKYQRIKDELRAEVARDEFEAGAPFITQNQLRERFQVSSTTAVRALNDLVAEGLLVRRRGLGTFVAAPGGRADGSAAPQRSGVIACIISGQGPHQTDVLRGIESSCAERGLRLFFSDTAMRMTATGHADHQASTARQDKMLRQAVEDRVDGIILYPVQGAPDLGVLDEIRRLRLPMVLVDRYFPDLAIDAVTADNYDVGYRLTEQLLADGHERIATLWGETECTSVHDRMTGHKQALRAHGQPLLPQLTALRSYTALPDKERIRLLSELLAAPEPPTALLCAHGFAVATAASDLASLGIGVPDEIVLAGMDDAGPYDLLPLTSFAARLPAREIGSRAVELLVTRISERAAGDDPYRSAEQIVLPVRIRTRDSAPVRLRTVAAPRP, encoded by the coding sequence ATGGGCACGTCCGAGCCCAAGTACCAGCGCATCAAGGACGAGTTGCGGGCGGAGGTGGCGCGCGACGAGTTCGAGGCAGGTGCCCCGTTCATCACGCAGAACCAGTTGCGCGAGCGGTTCCAGGTCAGCTCCACCACCGCCGTACGCGCGCTCAACGACCTTGTCGCGGAGGGCCTGCTGGTACGCCGCCGCGGCCTCGGGACCTTCGTCGCCGCGCCCGGCGGCCGGGCGGACGGGTCCGCCGCCCCGCAGCGCTCGGGGGTGATCGCGTGCATCATCAGCGGCCAGGGGCCGCACCAGACCGACGTACTGCGCGGCATCGAGTCGAGCTGTGCGGAGCGCGGACTGCGCCTGTTCTTCTCCGACACGGCCATGCGGATGACCGCCACGGGCCACGCCGATCACCAGGCGTCCACGGCGCGCCAGGACAAGATGCTGCGCCAGGCGGTCGAGGACCGGGTCGACGGCATCATCCTGTACCCCGTCCAGGGCGCACCCGACCTCGGTGTACTCGACGAGATCAGGCGCCTGCGCCTGCCCATGGTGCTGGTCGACCGGTATTTCCCGGATCTCGCCATCGACGCGGTCACCGCGGACAACTACGACGTCGGCTACCGCCTCACCGAACAGCTGCTCGCCGATGGCCACGAACGCATCGCGACGCTCTGGGGCGAGACCGAGTGCACGAGCGTCCATGACCGGATGACCGGCCACAAACAGGCCCTGCGCGCCCATGGGCAGCCCCTGCTGCCCCAGTTGACCGCGCTGCGCTCGTACACCGCGCTGCCGGACAAGGAGCGCATCCGCCTGCTGTCCGAGCTGCTCGCCGCGCCCGAGCCACCGACCGCCCTGCTGTGCGCCCATGGCTTCGCCGTGGCCACCGCGGCCTCCGATCTGGCCTCGCTCGGCATCGGTGTTCCCGACGAGATCGTGCTGGCGGGCATGGACGACGCCGGCCCGTACGATCTGCTGCCGCTGACGAGCTTCGCCGCGCGGCTGCCCGCTCGGGAGATCGGCAGCCGCGCGGTGGAACTCCTGGTCACCCGGATCTCGGAGCGCGCGGCGGGCGACGACCCCTACCGCAGCGCCGAGCAGATCGTGCTTCCCGTCCGGATCAGGACGCGCGACTCCGCGCCGGTCCGGCTCCGCACCGTCGCCGCCCCCCGGCCCTGA
- a CDS encoding TetR/AcrR family transcriptional regulator — translation MTGGSAAGQDTRVKLMEGALRTLSEHGIAKTSARSVAAAAGVNQALVFYHFGSVDELLAAACRHGAEQRVARYRDRFASVTTLSELLRCGRELHAEERAGGHVAFLAQLLAGAQTQPRLAPATAAGLELWTDEIEKVLVRVVATTPLGDFADPAGLARAVAASFVGLELYDGVDPDGAGRALDALEQLAALVDVLEGLGPVAQRAVRRRLRRTGK, via the coding sequence ATGACCGGTGGGAGCGCCGCCGGTCAGGACACCAGGGTGAAGCTGATGGAGGGCGCCCTGCGCACCCTCTCCGAGCACGGCATCGCCAAGACGTCCGCCCGGTCCGTCGCGGCCGCCGCCGGGGTCAATCAGGCGCTGGTCTTCTACCACTTCGGGTCCGTCGACGAACTCCTCGCGGCTGCCTGCCGCCACGGTGCCGAGCAGCGCGTGGCCCGCTACCGCGACCGGTTCGCCTCCGTCACGACGCTGAGCGAGCTGCTCCGGTGCGGGCGTGAGCTGCATGCCGAGGAACGGGCCGGAGGCCATGTCGCCTTCCTCGCCCAGTTGCTGGCGGGCGCCCAGACGCAGCCGCGTCTCGCCCCCGCCACCGCCGCCGGTCTTGAGCTGTGGACCGACGAGATCGAGAAGGTCCTGGTCAGAGTCGTCGCCACCACCCCGCTCGGGGACTTCGCGGACCCCGCCGGGCTGGCCCGCGCCGTCGCGGCGTCCTTCGTCGGCCTGGAGCTGTACGACGGGGTCGACCCGGACGGCGCCGGGCGGGCGCTCGACGCTCTGGAGCAGCTCGCCGCGCTGGTCGATGTCCTGGAAGGGCTCGGTCCGGTGGCGCAGCGCGCCGTACGGCGCCGGCTGCGGCGCACCGGGAAGTGA
- a CDS encoding response regulator transcription factor — MRIVIAEDAAVVREGLVQLLRDRGLDVVAAVGDADALLDAVDVHLPDVVVADIRMPPTHKDEGLRAALELRLRHPDLGVLLFSQYVETRYADRLAATGMSGFGYLLKDRVVDVADFVDALHRVADGGTALDPEVVTRLLAARRKEDGLSGLTSRERDTLALMAEGRTNTAIAAALGISQRAVEKHTAGIFTKLGLPRTEEGHRRVLAVLRYLDT; from the coding sequence ATGCGCATAGTGATCGCCGAGGACGCCGCCGTCGTCCGTGAGGGGCTGGTGCAGCTGCTGCGCGACCGGGGCCTGGACGTCGTGGCGGCCGTCGGTGACGCGGACGCCCTGCTGGACGCCGTCGACGTACATCTGCCGGACGTGGTGGTCGCCGACATCCGGATGCCGCCCACCCACAAGGACGAGGGGCTGCGCGCCGCCCTCGAACTGCGCCTGCGCCACCCCGACCTCGGTGTGCTGCTGTTCTCCCAGTACGTCGAGACCCGGTACGCGGACCGGCTGGCGGCCACCGGGATGTCCGGTTTCGGATATCTCCTCAAGGACCGGGTCGTGGACGTCGCCGACTTCGTGGACGCCCTGCACCGCGTCGCGGACGGCGGCACCGCGCTGGACCCGGAGGTCGTCACCCGGCTGCTGGCCGCCCGGCGCAAGGAGGACGGACTCTCCGGCCTCACCTCTCGGGAACGCGACACCCTCGCCCTCATGGCGGAGGGGCGGACCAACACCGCGATCGCCGCGGCGCTCGGCATCTCGCAGCGCGCCGTCGAGAAGCACACGGCGGGCATCTTCACCAAGCTCGGCCTGCCCCGCACGGAAGAGGGACACCGCCGGGTACTGGCCGTACTGCGTTACCTCGACACCTGA
- a CDS encoding LacI family DNA-binding transcriptional regulator: MPSQVNRRSARPRPPSAVTLQQVAQDAGVSLATASRVLSDSDRNVTQELQERVLEAAARLRYVSNAPARALVQSTTSIIGLIVHDVNDAYYSAIAAGVMEVARDHKLLVMLAGTFHEPHLQAEYVARLRAQRARAVILAGSGFTGGSPALAQELEAFAAHGGRVTAVAHEGLPVDTIVPGNREGGRAVAEHLAGLGHTEIGVICGPLALVSVQDRLRGFLERAAELGVQVQERHRAEADFTRDGGRAAAVRLFRRSPGITALFALNDAMALGALAALRDDLGRSVPAEVSVVGFDDLPVACDVTPALTTVRLPLEEIGRRALLLALGDASASPRSLAVPSRLVVRASTAPPPRVTG, from the coding sequence ATGCCGAGCCAGGTCAATCGACGTTCCGCCCGCCCCCGCCCGCCGTCCGCCGTGACGCTCCAGCAGGTCGCGCAGGACGCCGGGGTATCTCTCGCCACGGCGTCGCGCGTGCTCAGCGACAGCGACCGCAACGTCACCCAGGAGCTCCAGGAGCGCGTTCTGGAGGCGGCCGCCCGGCTCCGCTATGTGTCCAACGCGCCGGCCAGGGCGCTCGTGCAGTCCACGACCTCCATCATCGGGCTGATCGTCCACGATGTGAACGACGCCTACTACTCCGCCATCGCGGCCGGTGTCATGGAGGTCGCCCGCGACCACAAGCTCCTGGTGATGCTGGCGGGGACGTTCCACGAGCCGCACCTCCAGGCGGAGTACGTGGCCCGGCTGCGGGCCCAGCGGGCGCGGGCCGTCATCCTCGCCGGGTCCGGTTTCACCGGGGGCAGCCCCGCGCTCGCCCAGGAACTGGAGGCGTTCGCGGCGCACGGCGGCCGGGTGACCGCGGTGGCGCACGAGGGGCTGCCGGTGGACACGATCGTGCCGGGCAACCGCGAGGGGGGCCGTGCGGTGGCCGAGCATCTCGCCGGGCTCGGGCACACCGAGATCGGCGTCATCTGCGGCCCGCTGGCCCTGGTCTCCGTACAGGACCGGCTGCGGGGATTCCTGGAACGGGCGGCGGAGCTGGGCGTCCAGGTCCAGGAGCGGCATCGCGCGGAGGCCGATTTCACCCGGGACGGCGGGCGTGCCGCGGCGGTGCGGCTCTTCCGCAGGTCCCCGGGCATCACCGCGCTGTTCGCGCTCAATGACGCGATGGCTCTCGGCGCTCTCGCGGCGCTCCGTGACGACCTCGGCCGCAGCGTCCCCGCAGAGGTCTCCGTGGTCGGGTTCGACGACCTTCCGGTGGCCTGTGACGTCACTCCGGCACTCACCACCGTACGGCTGCCGCTGGAGGAGATCGGGCGCCGGGCGCTGCTGCTGGCTCTCGGCGACGCGTCGGCCTCGCCCAGGTCGCTCGCGGTGCCGTCGCGGCTCGTGGTGCGGGCCAGCACGGCCCCGCCGCCGCGCGTCACCGGCTGA
- a CDS encoding ABC transporter permease codes for MTTGLARASVRSRPSAFAGTFAALVLSATVVTACVAIAVSAAGAPAAPGRAAVSEMGLAFTLVTVYLSVFVIGQVMSLSVAQRGRESALLRAIGAGPWQIRRMVAAEALCTALLALPVGYGFGSLLARVWFDGMSAHGIVPDGFSVSVGWPSFLAAAGVLVISSQLGGVIAAWRGSRTRPSSALAASAVSGGERAGVVRGLSAVLALLGAVALTAAARDGSVEDAGAAIPLVLLAHLVAIGLAGPWIGRLTAAVAAPLLRGPGGAAGELAVAGARARARRLSAAVTPIALVTAFALAKFVSLSGAGDPDWMEVFGTLLYAGFAGFVAANTLIMLTLERLREFSLLRAVGAGARQIVAVVLWEGVITALAGVGAGTVAGCAVMVPLGERTGTPLSGLPPWAWAATLASGLLLVLAASCAPLVRMLRVRPMEGMVRST; via the coding sequence ATGACGACCGGACTCGCCCGTGCCTCCGTACGCTCCCGGCCCTCCGCCTTCGCCGGTACCTTCGCCGCCCTCGTCCTCTCCGCGACGGTGGTCACCGCCTGTGTGGCGATCGCCGTCTCCGCCGCGGGGGCGCCCGCGGCCCCGGGGCGCGCGGCGGTCTCCGAGATGGGCCTCGCCTTCACCCTGGTCACCGTCTATCTGTCCGTCTTCGTGATCGGACAGGTGATGTCGCTGTCCGTCGCCCAACGGGGCCGCGAGAGCGCGCTGCTCCGGGCGATCGGGGCCGGCCCCTGGCAGATCAGACGCATGGTCGCTGCGGAGGCCCTGTGCACCGCGCTGCTCGCCCTGCCCGTCGGGTACGGCTTCGGCTCGCTGCTCGCCCGCGTCTGGTTCGACGGGATGTCCGCGCACGGCATAGTGCCCGACGGGTTCTCGGTGAGCGTCGGGTGGCCCTCGTTCCTCGCGGCGGCCGGGGTGCTGGTGATCTCCTCGCAACTCGGCGGAGTGATCGCCGCCTGGCGCGGCTCGCGCACCCGCCCGTCGTCGGCGCTCGCCGCATCGGCCGTGTCCGGTGGTGAACGGGCAGGCGTGGTACGTGGGTTGTCGGCCGTCCTCGCGCTGCTCGGCGCGGTCGCGCTGACCGCCGCCGCACGGGACGGGTCGGTGGAGGACGCGGGGGCCGCGATCCCTCTCGTCCTGCTCGCCCACCTCGTCGCGATCGGGCTCGCCGGGCCGTGGATCGGCCGCCTCACCGCCGCGGTGGCGGCGCCGCTGCTGCGCGGGCCGGGCGGCGCGGCGGGGGAACTGGCCGTGGCCGGTGCGCGGGCGAGGGCGCGCAGGCTCTCCGCGGCGGTCACGCCGATCGCCCTGGTCACGGCCTTCGCACTGGCCAAGTTCGTCTCCCTGTCCGGGGCGGGCGATCCGGACTGGATGGAGGTCTTCGGCACGCTCCTGTACGCCGGTTTCGCGGGCTTCGTCGCGGCGAACACCCTGATCATGCTGACCCTGGAGCGTCTGCGGGAGTTCTCCCTGCTCCGGGCGGTGGGTGCCGGGGCCCGGCAGATCGTCGCCGTCGTCCTCTGGGAGGGCGTCATCACCGCCCTGGCCGGGGTGGGCGCGGGCACCGTCGCCGGCTGCGCCGTGATGGTGCCGTTGGGGGAGAGGACCGGCACTCCGCTCTCCGGTCTGCCGCCCTGGGCCTGGGCGGCGACGCTCGCCTCCGGGCTCCTGCTGGTCCTGGCCGCCTCGTGCGCGCCCCTGGTGCGGATGCTGCGGGTGCGGCCGATGGAGGGGATGGTCCGGAGCACCTGA